A single window of Halobacterium jilantaiense DNA harbors:
- a CDS encoding isochorismate synthase, with protein MSSLAGETTADGPVVARSCRVADVSYRAFLAARDAPGFHWADPDGLEVSGAGTAAAVTASGEDRFATVRAWADDLFDAVDYDGPEAARPRLLGGFAFFDDHEPGAPWTGFPAAQFVLPECQLASVGDETWLTVARAGEDATAAGVERALADAREAVESLPAMRPSGPRPGVSGTTPTPGRDEWTTGVRDALARIEAGDLRKVVLATALRADLDAPVDPRDLLERLRQRYSQCFRFLVAPTESAAFLGATPERLATLRDGRVETVALAGSVGRGDSPAEDARLAERLRESDKLRHEQGVVVDTIARRLEELGEVAVGDRGVRTLSNIQHLETPISAAVGEETHVLDVVATLHPTPAVNGLPPAAALDTIRETEAFERGWYAAPVGWFDADGDGTFGVGLRSAVASGDSVTLFAGNGIVADSDPDDEWDEVQLKYRPVLDELE; from the coding sequence ATGAGTTCGCTTGCCGGGGAGACGACCGCTGACGGGCCGGTCGTCGCCAGGAGCTGCCGGGTCGCCGACGTCTCCTACCGGGCGTTCCTCGCTGCGCGGGACGCGCCCGGATTCCACTGGGCCGACCCCGACGGCCTCGAGGTGTCGGGGGCCGGCACCGCGGCCGCCGTGACGGCGTCTGGCGAGGACCGCTTCGCGACCGTGCGGGCGTGGGCCGACGACCTCTTCGACGCCGTCGACTACGACGGCCCGGAGGCCGCTCGTCCCCGTCTCCTCGGCGGGTTCGCGTTCTTCGACGACCACGAGCCGGGCGCACCCTGGACCGGGTTCCCGGCCGCCCAGTTCGTGCTGCCGGAGTGCCAGCTCGCGAGCGTCGGCGACGAGACGTGGCTGACGGTGGCTCGCGCCGGCGAGGACGCGACCGCGGCGGGCGTCGAGCGCGCGCTCGCCGACGCACGAGAGGCCGTCGAGTCGCTGCCCGCGATGCGGCCGAGCGGCCCCCGTCCCGGGGTCTCGGGGACCACGCCGACGCCGGGCAGAGACGAGTGGACGACCGGGGTGCGTGACGCGCTCGCCCGCATCGAGGCCGGCGACCTCCGGAAGGTCGTGTTGGCGACGGCGCTGCGCGCCGACCTCGACGCGCCGGTCGACCCCCGCGACCTGCTCGAACGCCTGCGACAGCGGTACTCGCAGTGCTTCCGGTTCCTCGTCGCCCCGACCGAGTCCGCGGCGTTCCTCGGCGCGACCCCGGAGCGCCTCGCCACGCTCCGCGACGGCCGCGTGGAGACAGTGGCGCTGGCCGGCTCCGTCGGCCGCGGCGACTCGCCGGCCGAGGACGCCCGGCTCGCCGAACGGCTCCGCGAGAGCGACAAACTCCGCCACGAGCAGGGCGTCGTCGTCGACACCATCGCGCGCCGGCTGGAGGAACTCGGCGAGGTCGCCGTCGGCGACCGCGGCGTCCGCACGCTGTCGAACATCCAGCACCTGGAGACGCCCATCTCGGCCGCCGTCGGCGAGGAAACGCACGTTCTCGACGTGGTGGCGACGCTGCACCCGACGCCCGCCGTCAACGGCCTGCCGCCCGCGGCCGCGCTCGACACCATCCGGGAGACGGAGGCGTTCGAGCGCGGCTGGTACGCCGCGCCCGTGGGCTGGTTCGACGCCGACGGCGACGGCACGTTCGGTGTGGGACTGCGGTCGGCCGTCGCGAGCGGCGACTCGGTGACGCTGTTCGCGGGCAACGGCATCGTCGCCGACAGCGACCCCGACGACGAGTGGGACGAAGTCCAGCTCAAGTACCGACCCGTCCTCGACGAGCTGGAATGA
- a CDS encoding sulfite oxidase-like oxidoreductase, which produces MTVDDVTDLYREFGDDRLPPGQRETSKFPVLSKGDTPSWDPETWEFTVTGAVEDELSLSYDEFRDLDTVTQRQDFHCVTGWSKLDCEFTGVSFTHLAELAGVEPDAVHVMFHALDGYTTNLPLEDCMRDEVLFTWAFDGDDLAPEHGGPLRVVTPHKYAYKGAKWVDGVEFLTEPERGYWEKRGYSNTADPWDEQRYS; this is translated from the coding sequence ATGACTGTCGACGACGTAACCGACCTCTACCGGGAGTTCGGCGACGACCGACTGCCGCCCGGCCAGCGAGAGACCTCGAAGTTCCCCGTGCTCTCGAAGGGCGACACCCCGAGCTGGGACCCGGAGACGTGGGAGTTCACCGTCACGGGGGCCGTCGAAGACGAGCTCTCGCTGTCCTACGACGAGTTCCGGGACCTCGACACCGTCACGCAGCGTCAGGACTTCCACTGCGTCACCGGCTGGTCGAAACTCGACTGCGAGTTCACGGGCGTCTCGTTCACACACCTCGCGGAACTCGCAGGCGTCGAGCCCGACGCCGTCCACGTCATGTTCCACGCGCTCGACGGGTACACGACGAACCTCCCGCTGGAGGACTGCATGCGCGACGAGGTGCTGTTCACGTGGGCGTTCGACGGCGACGACCTCGCGCCCGAACACGGCGGTCCGCTGCGGGTCGTCACCCCGCACAAGTACGCCTACAAGGGCGCGAAGTGGGTGGACGGCGTCGAGTTCCTCACTGAACCCGAGCGCGGCTACTGGGAGAAGCGCGGCTACTCGAACACGGCCGACCCGTGGGACGAGCAGCGGTACAGCTAG
- a CDS encoding CbiX/SirB N-terminal domain-containing protein, translating into MQALVIVGHGSHLNPGSSEPAYSHADTIRESGAFDEVREAFWKEEPSFRNVLRTLESDEVYVVPLFISEGYFTEQVIPRELRLDDWDPEDWDSDGTDADHVTLDADDVEKTIHYCGPVGTHDSMSDVIVQRAKSVTDREEFGDDFGLAVVGHGTERNENSAKAIHYHADRIREMGVFGEVQAVFMDEDPEVDDVTDFFETEDIVVVPLFVSDGFHTQEDIPEDMGLTDDYRTGYDIPSEVDGHHIWYSGAVGTEPLVADVVLERAADAGAPVDDAVEAVRERTGGADAAAGD; encoded by the coding sequence ATGCAAGCGCTGGTCATCGTCGGACACGGCTCGCACCTCAACCCCGGTTCCTCGGAGCCGGCGTACTCGCACGCCGACACCATCCGAGAGTCGGGCGCGTTCGACGAGGTCCGCGAGGCGTTCTGGAAGGAGGAACCGTCGTTCCGGAACGTCCTCCGCACCCTCGAATCGGACGAGGTGTACGTCGTGCCGCTGTTCATCTCGGAGGGGTACTTCACCGAACAGGTCATCCCCCGCGAACTGCGGCTCGACGACTGGGACCCCGAGGACTGGGACTCCGACGGCACCGACGCCGACCACGTCACCCTCGACGCCGACGACGTCGAGAAGACCATCCACTACTGCGGCCCCGTCGGCACCCACGATTCGATGAGCGACGTCATCGTCCAGCGCGCGAAGTCCGTCACCGACCGCGAGGAGTTCGGCGACGACTTCGGGCTCGCCGTCGTCGGTCACGGCACCGAGCGCAACGAGAACTCCGCGAAGGCCATCCACTACCACGCCGACCGCATCCGCGAGATGGGCGTCTTCGGCGAGGTACAGGCCGTGTTCATGGACGAAGACCCGGAGGTCGACGACGTCACTGACTTCTTCGAGACCGAGGACATCGTCGTCGTGCCGCTGTTCGTCTCCGACGGCTTCCACACGCAGGAGGACATCCCCGAGGACATGGGGCTCACCGACGACTACCGCACCGGCTACGACATTCCCAGCGAGGTCGACGGCCACCACATCTGGTACTCGGGCGCGGTCGGCACCGAGCCGCTGGTCGCGGACGTCGTCCTCGAACGCGCAGCGGACGCCGGCGCACCGGTCGACGACGCCGTCGAAGCAGTCCGAGAGCGCACCGGCGGGGCCGACGCCGCCGCGGGGGACTAG
- a CDS encoding adenylosuccinate synthase, translating into MTVTIVGAQLGDEGKGGVVDLFGDAADVVVRYQGGDNAGHTVVAGGEEYKLSLVPSGVVRGKTGVLGNGCVVNPETLFEEVDALRERGLDPDVRLAKRAHVILPFHRELDGAEEAAKADSDQEIGTTGRGIGPTYEDKVGRRGVRVGDLLNEDALRERLEYLVDAKRAIYEDVYGFDAEDADGAFDFDEVFEQCLAYADRIREEDLAVNAGDYLADRIADGDEVMLEGAQGTSLDIDHGNFPYVTSSNPTAGYAATGSGLGPTTVGQGEVVGIVKGYLSRVGSGPMPTELDGDLAEYIRDEGGEYGTVTGRPRRVGWLDIPMLRHAARVSGFTGIAINHLDVLAGIDEVKVGHAYERDGETIETLPATTEDWGECEPVLKTFDGWAEFDPETVSEQGYDALPSEAQAYVEYVEDELDTPAYVLGVGPGREESIVRHNPFE; encoded by the coding sequence ATGACCGTCACTATCGTCGGCGCTCAGTTGGGTGACGAAGGCAAGGGCGGAGTCGTCGACCTGTTCGGCGACGCCGCCGACGTCGTCGTCCGGTATCAGGGCGGCGACAACGCCGGGCACACCGTTGTCGCCGGCGGCGAGGAGTACAAGCTCTCGCTGGTCCCCTCCGGAGTCGTGCGCGGGAAGACCGGCGTGCTCGGCAACGGCTGCGTCGTGAACCCCGAGACGCTGTTCGAGGAGGTCGACGCGCTCCGCGAGCGCGGCCTCGACCCGGACGTCCGCCTCGCGAAGCGCGCCCACGTCATCCTGCCGTTCCACCGCGAGCTCGACGGTGCCGAGGAGGCCGCGAAGGCTGACTCCGACCAAGAAATCGGGACGACGGGCCGCGGCATCGGGCCGACGTACGAGGACAAGGTCGGCCGCCGCGGCGTCCGCGTCGGCGACCTCCTGAACGAGGACGCGCTGCGCGAGCGCCTGGAGTACCTCGTGGACGCCAAGCGCGCCATCTACGAGGACGTCTACGGCTTCGACGCCGAGGACGCGGACGGCGCGTTCGACTTCGACGAGGTCTTCGAGCAGTGTCTGGCGTACGCCGACCGCATCCGCGAGGAGGACCTCGCGGTGAACGCCGGCGACTACCTCGCCGACCGCATCGCGGACGGCGACGAAGTGATGCTGGAAGGCGCACAGGGCACCAGCCTCGACATCGACCACGGGAACTTCCCGTACGTCACGTCCTCGAACCCGACGGCGGGCTACGCCGCCACTGGGTCCGGCCTCGGCCCGACGACCGTCGGGCAGGGCGAGGTCGTCGGCATCGTGAAGGGGTACCTCTCCCGCGTCGGAAGCGGCCCGATGCCGACCGAGCTGGACGGCGACCTCGCCGAGTACATCCGCGACGAGGGCGGCGAGTACGGCACCGTCACCGGCCGGCCGCGCCGCGTCGGCTGGCTCGACATCCCGATGCTCCGGCACGCCGCGCGCGTCAGCGGCTTCACCGGCATCGCCATCAACCACCTCGACGTGCTCGCGGGCATCGACGAGGTGAAAGTCGGGCACGCTTACGAGCGCGACGGCGAGACCATCGAGACGCTGCCCGCGACGACCGAGGACTGGGGCGAGTGCGAGCCCGTCCTGAAGACGTTCGACGGCTGGGCGGAGTTCGACCCGGAGACGGTCTCAGAGCAGGGCTACGACGCCCTCCCGAGCGAAGCACAGGCGTACGTCGAGTACGTCGAGGACGAACTCGACACCCCCGCCTACGTGCTGGGCGTCGGCCCCGGCCGCGAGGAGTCCATCGTTCGGCACAACCCCTTCGAGTAA
- a CDS encoding DUF7120 family protein: protein MPTVEINIPDQIEMQIAQLVEQGEFVSREEAVEQLLSSGIRAYKTSGPSDEEEEGVGFENEGGMMGHDDEYVF, encoded by the coding sequence ATGCCCACCGTCGAAATCAACATCCCCGACCAGATCGAGATGCAGATCGCCCAGCTCGTCGAGCAGGGCGAGTTCGTGAGCCGGGAGGAGGCTGTCGAACAGCTGCTGTCCTCGGGGATTCGTGCCTACAAGACCAGCGGCCCCAGCGACGAGGAGGAGGAGGGCGTCGGCTTCGAGAACGAAGGCGGCATGATGGGGCACGACGACGAGTACGTCTTCTAG
- a CDS encoding DUF7524 family protein, producing the protein MPETLSVHLNREGPRELDVERAALETDRSFVLEFVNHGQPLHVHLHPSETLDGVVTPAETQVYVDEGETRPVDVSVPRQSGPVEGTLDVVTGYGAEEATVAVSVTSERKDGGPDVAVDDTLAEKTGAESEATTSMTAVVTPVVLAATVVVVAAAVAIAVPDAGALAVGVAGVLAGVAVAAYELFR; encoded by the coding sequence GTGCCGGAGACGCTGTCGGTCCACCTCAACCGCGAGGGTCCGCGCGAGCTTGACGTGGAGCGAGCAGCGCTTGAGACCGACCGGTCGTTCGTTCTGGAGTTCGTGAACCACGGCCAGCCGCTGCACGTCCACCTCCACCCGAGCGAGACGCTGGACGGCGTCGTGACGCCGGCGGAGACACAGGTGTACGTCGACGAGGGGGAGACACGGCCCGTCGACGTCTCGGTCCCCCGGCAGTCGGGCCCCGTCGAGGGGACGCTGGACGTGGTGACCGGCTACGGTGCCGAGGAAGCGACCGTCGCGGTTTCGGTGACGAGCGAGCGGAAGGACGGCGGGCCGGACGTCGCCGTCGACGACACGCTGGCAGAGAAGACGGGGGCGGAGTCCGAGGCGACGACCTCGATGACGGCGGTGGTGACGCCCGTAGTGCTCGCGGCGACGGTCGTCGTGGTCGCCGCGGCTGTCGCCATCGCGGTGCCGGACGCGGGCGCGCTCGCAGTCGGGGTCGCAGGCGTCCTCGCGGGCGTCGCGGTGGCGGCGTACGAGCTGTTCCGGTGA
- a CDS encoding DR2241 family protein, whose translation MSVADALVDAADDGIEFDGLTVEPHRDAYRFATPDDEAVLASEELRERADDPFATNWYYWEHEVEGHGTARRAFLRWLEGTAAGGADEDRLPVPERYDALRGGHTRHWGELAVTVVLDSEGQRRYEVRHEDDVGENVDAYTDPLDARELVKHDDDGRYRPLSTAPSLPHGWAFVDLDGRDLVETVEYIYPATVANWHREREGDLDVDHWEDAAGRQTGIYGIVSELDDEALEWAAEACCVDSQCLKRREWDENGDEELDVPRGDGEFPCREPCSLFVAAARKFTTLEREESREYTFELTPEEKEQVEDIIDAVADGRTDDIREADVYEGANRYRARFLRAKRMDDHGLSGTPTYPEDHDHDDHDDHH comes from the coding sequence ATGTCCGTCGCCGACGCGCTCGTCGACGCCGCCGACGACGGCATCGAATTCGACGGTCTCACCGTCGAACCGCACCGAGACGCCTACCGCTTCGCGACGCCCGACGACGAAGCCGTCCTCGCGAGCGAGGAACTGCGCGAACGCGCGGACGACCCGTTCGCGACGAACTGGTACTACTGGGAGCACGAGGTCGAGGGGCACGGCACCGCCCGCCGAGCCTTCCTCCGGTGGCTGGAGGGCACCGCCGCCGGCGGTGCTGACGAGGACCGTCTCCCGGTCCCCGAGCGCTACGACGCGCTCCGGGGCGGCCACACCCGCCACTGGGGCGAACTTGCCGTCACGGTCGTCCTCGACAGTGAGGGTCAGCGCCGGTACGAGGTCCGCCACGAGGACGATGTCGGCGAGAACGTGGACGCCTACACCGACCCCCTCGACGCGCGCGAACTCGTCAAACACGACGACGACGGCCGGTACCGACCGCTCTCGACGGCTCCGTCGCTCCCCCACGGCTGGGCGTTCGTCGACCTCGACGGCCGGGACCTCGTCGAGACGGTGGAGTACATCTACCCGGCGACGGTCGCGAACTGGCACCGCGAGCGCGAGGGCGACCTCGACGTCGACCACTGGGAGGACGCCGCCGGCCGCCAGACCGGCATCTACGGCATCGTCTCCGAACTCGACGACGAGGCCCTGGAGTGGGCCGCCGAGGCCTGTTGTGTGGACTCCCAGTGCCTGAAGCGCCGCGAGTGGGACGAGAACGGCGACGAGGAACTCGACGTGCCGCGCGGCGACGGCGAGTTCCCGTGTCGCGAACCCTGCTCGCTGTTCGTCGCCGCCGCCCGGAAGTTCACGACCCTCGAACGCGAGGAGTCCCGGGAGTACACGTTCGAACTCACGCCCGAGGAGAAAGAACAGGTCGAGGACATCATCGACGCAGTCGCCGACGGCCGCACCGACGACATCAGGGAGGCCGACGTCTACGAGGGCGCGAACCGCTACCGCGCCCGGTTCCTGCGCGCGAAACGCATGGACGACCACGGCCTCTCCGGGACGCCGACGTACCCCGAAGACCACGACCACGACGACCACGACGACCACCACTGA
- a CDS encoding methytransferase partner Trm112 — protein MKEDLMDIICCPLDKHDLELDVDAEEDGEVMAGTLTCTDCGETYPVEDGIPNLLPPDMREEASA, from the coding sequence ATGAAAGAGGACCTGATGGACATCATCTGCTGTCCGCTGGACAAACACGACCTGGAACTGGACGTGGACGCGGAGGAGGACGGTGAGGTGATGGCGGGGACGCTGACGTGTACGGACTGCGGGGAGACCTACCCCGTCGAGGACGGCATCCCGAACCTCCTGCCGCCGGACATGCGGGAGGAAGCGTCAGCCTGA
- a CDS encoding DUF7527 domain-containing protein — protein sequence MQARIVERVENWGSRPFTGGVRELHELADADFSGAVSVGATWLFLLNGRVVGVFGGEVEDVVDADGTVYEAPHESLVLLYSMQERGGETQAKYYTNDTPLSEASETLSDANFTGYIELSENVLSGDYYVVYYGGRSMSAAFVGASEELITGDEAFERADDEVGVYEVLKTPVSVTELPPLDDERGDESEGQSDAETPSATDADDEAAGEADASTALSTGDTEEGQDDEPREDAAGDESATRSQPRAEAEASNSEPRASGSPNSRSTDASEPTRQPSSSRESTANAEQTRAAGSRGATAESEARGAATESESVAANDGGTATQEGEQAFDEEREWRKTTSVPTIDPGDSEGGSDGDDASSASSSGSSRSRSANTSAGARTKRSQSRTGGKSTVEKLKQAVKQREQKLQAASERIDALEGERDDLQERVEALESERGDLQAEIEDLEAELSAMEAADASSDTEPSATDLNAVDALSGTNLFVRYDSKGQPTLDELDRSTDPDAVNENLRIDHHTQFDAESATVDGEPFESYLHDTTVYQFVSWAVRALPYEVRDSGHQSGLSDLYEALPRVDRAELNGTVDVEPDEETSVSRTFDVVLRDRMGNPLVVADVNTGRDPVTGDQMDALVSDATAIREGSDDLSAAMYVTGSFFEPAALETADEETSGGGFLSRSDRESFVKVGRKAGYHLCLVEDRNDAFHLTVPEL from the coding sequence ATGCAGGCACGAATTGTCGAGCGAGTGGAGAACTGGGGCTCCCGGCCGTTCACGGGCGGAGTCCGGGAACTCCACGAGCTCGCGGACGCGGACTTCTCGGGCGCGGTGTCCGTCGGGGCGACGTGGCTGTTCCTGTTGAACGGCCGCGTCGTCGGGGTCTTCGGGGGCGAGGTCGAGGACGTCGTCGACGCCGACGGCACGGTCTACGAGGCACCCCACGAGTCGCTCGTGTTGCTGTACTCGATGCAGGAACGCGGCGGGGAGACGCAGGCGAAGTACTACACGAACGACACGCCGCTGTCGGAGGCGAGCGAGACGCTCTCCGACGCGAACTTCACGGGCTACATCGAACTCTCGGAGAACGTCCTCTCCGGCGACTACTACGTGGTGTACTACGGCGGCCGGTCGATGAGCGCGGCGTTCGTCGGTGCCAGCGAGGAGCTGATCACCGGCGACGAGGCCTTCGAGCGGGCCGACGACGAGGTGGGCGTCTACGAAGTGTTGAAGACACCGGTGAGCGTCACCGAACTCCCGCCGCTCGACGACGAGCGCGGAGACGAGTCGGAGGGTCAGAGCGACGCGGAGACGCCGTCCGCGACCGACGCGGACGACGAGGCCGCCGGCGAGGCGGACGCCAGTACGGCGCTGTCCACTGGAGACACGGAGGAGGGCCAAGACGACGAGCCACGCGAGGACGCTGCCGGCGACGAGTCCGCGACCCGGAGCCAGCCGCGCGCGGAGGCCGAGGCGTCCAACTCGGAGCCCCGGGCGTCCGGTAGTCCGAACAGTCGTTCGACCGACGCGTCCGAGCCGACCCGCCAGCCGTCTTCGTCCCGAGAGTCGACCGCCAACGCGGAGCAGACGCGCGCTGCCGGGTCGCGCGGAGCTACCGCCGAGAGCGAGGCCCGTGGGGCCGCCACCGAGAGCGAGTCAGTCGCCGCCAACGACGGCGGAACGGCGACCCAGGAGGGCGAACAGGCCTTCGACGAGGAACGAGAGTGGCGGAAGACGACATCGGTGCCGACTATCGACCCCGGCGACAGCGAGGGCGGCAGCGACGGCGACGACGCGAGCAGTGCGTCGTCCTCGGGGTCGAGTCGCTCCCGGAGCGCGAACACGTCCGCCGGGGCGCGGACGAAGCGCTCGCAGTCCCGGACTGGCGGCAAGTCCACCGTCGAGAAGCTGAAGCAGGCGGTCAAGCAGCGCGAGCAGAAACTCCAGGCGGCCAGCGAGCGCATCGACGCTCTGGAGGGGGAACGAGACGACCTGCAGGAACGCGTCGAAGCGCTGGAGTCCGAGCGCGGCGACCTGCAGGCGGAAATCGAGGACCTCGAAGCCGAACTGTCCGCGATGGAAGCCGCCGACGCGAGCAGCGACACGGAGCCGTCGGCGACGGACCTGAACGCGGTGGACGCGCTCTCGGGCACGAACCTCTTCGTGCGCTACGACTCGAAGGGGCAGCCGACGCTGGACGAACTCGACCGGTCGACGGACCCCGACGCGGTCAACGAGAACCTCCGCATCGACCATCACACGCAGTTCGACGCCGAGTCGGCGACCGTCGACGGCGAGCCGTTCGAGTCCTACCTCCACGACACGACCGTCTACCAATTCGTGTCGTGGGCAGTGCGCGCGCTCCCCTACGAGGTCAGGGACTCCGGCCACCAGTCGGGGCTCTCGGACCTCTACGAGGCGCTGCCGCGGGTCGACCGCGCGGAGCTCAACGGCACCGTCGACGTCGAACCCGACGAGGAGACGTCGGTCTCGCGGACGTTCGACGTGGTGCTTCGGGACCGCATGGGGAATCCGCTCGTGGTCGCGGACGTGAACACGGGCCGCGACCCGGTGACGGGCGACCAGATGGACGCGCTCGTCTCGGACGCGACTGCCATCCGGGAGGGCAGCGACGACCTCTCGGCGGCGATGTACGTCACGGGGTCGTTCTTCGAGCCGGCTGCGCTCGAAACCGCAGACGAGGAGACCAGCGGCGGCGGCTTCCTCTCGCGGAGCGACAGAGAGAGCTTCGTGAAGGTGGGCCGGAAGGCCGGCTACCACCTGTGTCTGGTCGAGGACCGGAACGACGCGTTCCACCTCACCGTCCCGGAGCTCTGA
- a CDS encoding LolA family protein, translated as MRTSPWLPLAFAALVAASGCAALPGLDSGADTPPTEDVAAAFGDLETVSTTQVSSTELNSTTSETRMEIRLAVDENRVRRFSRVLEPESQAGDVTVATGGESLMYDASENTVTRVEQTETAMTFADRGEYYASVVAAARNGSTISLPDRGVSPLPVVPAESTGTGVESDDIQGYAVEYLGTDEVADRRVHGFRMTAVADAAIDMNQTVWLDAEFYYPLRSEQTVTLDNQTYEFDTRMESVEFNADLPSDTFDWTPPANATEETISVDTERFDSLDALAEAAPLSVPEPDLPEDYAFDSGRLAGENVTQVTAEYGNGDGDTVTVSKFLSGQNGSSGGFSPDIGENVTVAGQNGTYLVTGRSSMVSWGCGDIQYSVLATDLDREALLAAAESLACR; from the coding sequence ATGCGTACGTCGCCCTGGCTCCCGCTGGCGTTCGCCGCCCTGGTCGCCGCCAGCGGCTGCGCCGCCCTCCCCGGTCTCGACAGTGGCGCTGACACGCCCCCCACGGAGGACGTCGCCGCGGCGTTCGGTGACCTCGAAACGGTGTCTACGACGCAGGTGTCGAGTACCGAATTGAACAGCACGACCAGCGAGACGCGGATGGAGATTCGTCTCGCAGTCGACGAGAACCGCGTCCGGCGGTTCAGCCGCGTACTCGAACCCGAGTCGCAGGCCGGCGACGTTACCGTCGCCACAGGCGGGGAGTCGCTGATGTACGACGCCAGCGAGAACACCGTCACGCGAGTCGAGCAAACCGAGACCGCGATGACGTTCGCGGACCGCGGCGAGTACTACGCGAGCGTCGTCGCGGCTGCCCGTAACGGTTCGACTATTTCGCTGCCGGACCGCGGCGTGTCGCCGCTGCCGGTGGTTCCGGCCGAGTCGACCGGAACGGGCGTGGAGAGCGACGACATCCAGGGCTACGCGGTCGAGTACCTGGGCACCGACGAGGTCGCGGACCGGCGCGTACACGGCTTCCGGATGACCGCCGTGGCGGACGCCGCCATCGACATGAACCAGACCGTGTGGTTGGACGCCGAGTTCTACTACCCGCTGCGCAGCGAGCAGACGGTCACGCTCGATAACCAGACCTACGAGTTCGATACCCGCATGGAGAGCGTCGAGTTCAACGCCGACCTCCCGTCGGACACATTCGACTGGACGCCGCCCGCGAACGCCACCGAGGAGACAATCAGCGTCGACACGGAGCGCTTCGACTCGCTGGACGCGCTGGCCGAGGCCGCACCGCTGTCCGTCCCCGAGCCCGACCTGCCCGAGGACTACGCGTTCGACTCGGGGCGGCTGGCCGGCGAGAACGTCACGCAGGTCACGGCCGAGTACGGGAACGGCGACGGCGACACGGTCACCGTCTCGAAGTTCCTGAGCGGTCAGAACGGGTCCTCTGGCGGCTTCAGCCCCGATATCGGCGAGAACGTCACGGTCGCCGGGCAGAACGGGACCTATCTGGTCACCGGTCGGTCGTCGATGGTGTCCTGGGGCTGTGGGGACATCCAGTACAGCGTGCTGGCGACGGATCTCGACCGCGAGGCGCTGCTGGCGGCCGCCGAGTCGCTCGCCTGCCGGTAG
- a CDS encoding UPF0058 family protein has product MHKDELLELHEQMVDIKDQFLGFDHVGEDAFAAYEELEVEPSHVHKSKSEHKHAVFLLGNALAAAMSEDEFSSAGRISKRMEELADDASNQL; this is encoded by the coding sequence ATGCACAAGGACGAGCTCCTCGAACTGCACGAACAGATGGTCGACATCAAAGACCAGTTCCTCGGTTTCGACCACGTCGGCGAAGACGCGTTCGCCGCCTACGAGGAACTCGAAGTCGAACCCTCGCACGTCCACAAGTCCAAGAGCGAGCACAAACACGCAGTCTTCCTGCTCGGGAACGCGCTTGCCGCGGCCATGAGCGAAGACGAGTTCTCCAGCGCCGGCCGTATCAGCAAGCGGATGGAGGAGCTCGCAGACGACGCCTCGAACCAGCTGTAG